GAGGGCGAAGTGCCACCGCAGTGCCCCGGCGAGCCATTCGCCGACGCCGAAGCGGCCCGCCAGCTCCTGGACGAACTCCCGGTAGTCCCCGCTCATCATGATTCCGCCCGGGTCCACCGGCGCGTCGCCTCCCGCGAGGGCGCGGTAGACGGCCTCCGGCTTGGGCAGCCCCGGCCCGAAGGCGGGGTAGGCCCACCAGATCTGGATGCCGCTCGCGATCATGAGGAGGAGGAGCGGGACGTTCAGCCAGTGGGTCACCCGGAGCGCGGCGGAGTAGCGGAACGCCGGGCGGGGGGCGGAGGGCTCGGTGCTCATGCGCGGGACCTCATTCGGCGAGCAGCCTCCGGATCATGGCCTCCGTCCGCCCGTGGTTACCCTCGCCGATGTTGAAGAAGCGGATGACGCCCTTCTTGTCGATCAGGTACTTCGTGGGCCAGTAGCGGTTCCCGAACGCCTTCCAGTTGGCGAAATCGTTGTCCATCACCACCGGGTAATCCACCTTCAGGCGCTTCAGCGCCTCCCGGACGTTCTCCTCGCTCCTCTCGTGGCCGAACTCGGGCGCGTGGTTCCCGATGACGACCAGGCCTTGCTCCTTGAACCGCCCGTGCCACGAGCGGAGCACCGGGATCTCCCGGATGCAGTTGATTCACCCGAAGGTCCACATGTCCACCAGCACGACCTTCCCGCGCAGATCGGCCAGGCGGAGAGGCGGGCCGTTCAGCCAGGGACCTCCCCTCAGCTCGGGGGCCGGGGCGCCCGGCTCCAGGCCGGAGGCGCCGGGCCGGACGAGCACGAGCGCGAGAAAAAGGCCTAGGGCGACGAAGGCCGCCTTGAGCGATGAACCGGAGTCTAGTCTCATGTGGGCCTCACTTTATCGGAGGAGGAAAAAGGGCGCAAACGGCCCTCCGGCGGAGGGGGGCGACGGGGGCCGGAACCCCACGCCGGGTGCGCGGAAGGGCCGGGCGGAGTACCATGCGCCGGGTCGGCCTGATTCCATTTTTTCCCGAGGAGAGCCATGCGAGCGTACAACTGGAACGAGCTTCCCGGGCACGAGGGGGCCGGCGACGGGCGCGCCCGCCGGGTGGTGGAGGGGGACCGCATCACCATCCTCCGCCAGACCATCCAGAAAGGCTACCCGACGGGCGGCCCTCACACCCACCCCCACGAGCAGATCAGCATCGTCATGGAGGGCAGGGCCCGGTTCACCTGCGATGGAGAGTCGGTCGAGCTGGGGCCGGGCGGGGTCGTGGTGTTCCCGGGCGGCTCGCTGCACGAAACCCAGAACATCGGCGGCGCGGACCTGACCGTGGAGGAGGTCTTCAGCCCGGTCAACGAGATGCTGCGCAAGTACGCGCCGAAGTAGCCGCCGCCGGGCGCGGGGGCGCCGGGAGAGGGGCATGGCCAGGCTGGTCCTGACGGGCCTGCGGAAATCCTACGGCGACGTCCGCGCGGTGGACGGCGTCTCCCTCTCGGTCCCGGAGCGGGAGTTCCTCGTCGTCGTGGGGCCGACCGGGTGCGGGAAGTCCACCCTCCTGCGGCTCATCGCGGGGGTGGACCGCCCCGACGCGGGGCACATCGTGCTGGACGGCCAGCGCATGAACGACGTCCCCCTCGGCAAGCGCGGCATCCAGATGATCTTCCAGGGCTACGCCCTCTGGCCCCACATGCGCGTCTTCGACGAGAAGCGCTACAGCAACCTGGGCTTCGCCCTCAAGGTCCGGAGGTGGGTGCCCGACTCCATCGCGCGCCGCGTGCGGGACGTGATGCGCCGCGTGGGCATCGAGGAGGAGCTCGCCCGCCGCCGCCCCGCCGAGCTCAGCTCCGGCCAGCAGCAGAAGGTGGCCATCGGCCGCGCCATCGCCCTCCCGCCCCGGGTGTTCCTGCTCGACGAGCCCATGGCCAACATCGACCCCGTCTCCCGCCGTCAGGTGCGGGCCGAGCTGCGGCGCGTCCACGACGAGCTGGGCACCGTCACCCTCCTCGTCACCCACGACCTGGCCGACGCCTTCCACCTGGCCGACCGCATCGCCATCATGCGGGACGGGCGTTTCCTCCAGGTGGACGCCCCCCGGCGGCTCTTCGAGGCCCCGGCCGATCCCTTCGTCTCGGACTTCCTCTCCTCCTTCGCCCCCCTGTGGTGGGAGCGGGCGAAGGGGGCGGGGGGATAGAAACTCAAAAAAGGGAGTATAGGTTCAAAGTCCATCATAATCTATTTCCCTCGCATGGCCGCGAGAGGG
The Candidatus Tectomicrobia bacterium DNA segment above includes these coding regions:
- a CDS encoding redoxin domain-containing protein — translated: MRLDSGSSLKAAFVALGLFLALVLVRPGASGLEPGAPAPELRGGPWLNGPPLRLADLRGKVVLVDMWTFGUINCIREIPVLRSWHGRFKEQGLVVIGNHAPEFGHERSEENVREALKRLKVDYPVVMDNDFANWKAFGNRYWPTKYLIDKKGVIRFFNIGEGNHGRTEAMIRRLLAE
- a CDS encoding cupin domain-containing protein codes for the protein MRAYNWNELPGHEGAGDGRARRVVEGDRITILRQTIQKGYPTGGPHTHPHEQISIVMEGRARFTCDGESVELGPGGVVVFPGGSLHETQNIGGADLTVEEVFSPVNEMLRKYAPK
- a CDS encoding ABC transporter ATP-binding protein, translating into MARLVLTGLRKSYGDVRAVDGVSLSVPEREFLVVVGPTGCGKSTLLRLIAGVDRPDAGHIVLDGQRMNDVPLGKRGIQMIFQGYALWPHMRVFDEKRYSNLGFALKVRRWVPDSIARRVRDVMRRVGIEEELARRRPAELSSGQQQKVAIGRAIALPPRVFLLDEPMANIDPVSRRQVRAELRRVHDELGTVTLLVTHDLADAFHLADRIAIMRDGRFLQVDAPRRLFEAPADPFVSDFLSSFAPLWWERAKGAGG